One genomic window of Aquisalimonas sp. 2447 includes the following:
- a CDS encoding glutamine amidotransferase family protein yields MCGIVGLYLKNEALQPRLGELFQPMLLAMGDRGPDSAGFAIYGDDVGQDRLKYTLQAEDPATDWQALADGLEADLGATVEWFRNATAAVFKTAADSGQVRAWLRERASGVRLMSVGHSIEILKGVGHPRLVAERFGLARMQGTHIIGHTRMATESAVTMEGSHPFSTGHDLCLVHNGSLSNHNRLRLQLEREGLEFDTDNDTEVAAAYLTWRLAEGDSLTGALERSVGDLDGFYTFTVGTRDGFAVLRDPIACKPAVLAETDDYVAMASEYRALAGLPGISTARVWEPEPTRVYVWEGSPQRSQETGT; encoded by the coding sequence ATGTGCGGCATCGTAGGCCTTTACCTGAAGAACGAGGCGCTGCAGCCCCGGCTGGGCGAGCTCTTCCAGCCCATGTTGCTGGCCATGGGCGATCGCGGCCCGGACAGCGCCGGCTTTGCCATCTACGGCGATGACGTGGGTCAGGATCGCCTGAAGTACACCCTGCAGGCCGAGGATCCGGCCACCGACTGGCAGGCGCTGGCCGATGGCCTGGAAGCCGATCTCGGTGCCACCGTGGAGTGGTTCCGCAACGCCACCGCCGCGGTGTTCAAGACCGCCGCCGACTCCGGGCAGGTGCGTGCCTGGCTGCGGGAGCGGGCGTCCGGGGTGCGGCTGATGAGCGTCGGCCACAGCATAGAAATCCTCAAGGGCGTCGGCCATCCGCGGCTGGTGGCCGAGCGCTTCGGGCTTGCCCGCATGCAGGGCACCCACATCATCGGCCACACCCGCATGGCCACGGAGAGCGCGGTCACCATGGAGGGCAGCCACCCCTTCTCCACGGGGCATGACCTCTGCCTGGTGCACAACGGCTCCCTGTCCAACCATAACCGGCTGCGGCTGCAGCTGGAGCGGGAAGGTCTGGAATTCGACACCGACAACGACACCGAGGTGGCGGCGGCCTATCTCACCTGGCGGCTGGCAGAGGGCGACAGCCTCACCGGCGCGCTGGAACGGTCGGTGGGGGATCTGGACGGTTTCTACACCTTCACCGTGGGCACGCGGGACGGCTTCGCCGTGCTGCGCGATCCCATCGCCTGCAAGCCGGCGGTGCTGGCAGAGACCGACGATTACGTCGCCATGGCCTCCGAATACCGTGCCCTGGCCGGATTGCCCGGGATCAGCACCGCCCGCGTGTGGGAGCCGGAGCCGACCCGCGTGTATGTCTGGGAGGGGAGCCCGCAGCGCAGCCAGGAGACCGGTACATGA
- a CDS encoding protein glxC has product MKTISLAEHSVRDVNQLLHDQARELTEPEWRITDTDGRHALACGLDQELHVVIEGHAGYYCAGMNQKATVEVNGTVGVGVAENMMSGRVHVHGNASQSAGATAHGGLLVIDGDASARCGISMKGVDIVVGGSVGHMSAFMGQAGRLVVCGDAGEALGDSIYEARLYVRGSVESLGADCIEKEMREEHVSELRELLAQAGMEADPAEFRRYGSARQLYNFQVDNADGD; this is encoded by the coding sequence ATGAAGACGATCAGCCTCGCGGAACATTCCGTGCGGGACGTGAACCAGCTGCTGCACGACCAGGCGCGCGAGCTCACCGAGCCCGAATGGCGCATCACCGACACCGATGGCCGCCACGCTCTGGCCTGCGGCCTGGATCAGGAGCTGCACGTGGTCATTGAGGGCCATGCCGGCTACTACTGCGCGGGCATGAACCAGAAGGCCACGGTGGAAGTGAACGGCACCGTGGGCGTCGGCGTGGCGGAGAACATGATGTCCGGCCGCGTGCACGTCCACGGCAATGCCTCCCAGTCCGCCGGTGCCACCGCTCACGGCGGGCTGCTGGTGATCGACGGCGACGCCTCGGCGCGCTGCGGCATCTCCATGAAGGGCGTGGACATCGTCGTCGGCGGCAGCGTCGGCCACATGAGCGCCTTCATGGGCCAGGCCGGCCGGCTGGTGGTCTGTGGCGATGCCGGCGAGGCCCTGGGTGATTCCATCTACGAGGCGCGCCTGTACGTGCGTGGCTCGGTGGAGTCCCTGGGTGCCGACTGCATCGAGAAAGAGATGCGCGAGGAGCATGTCAGCGAGCTGCGCGAACTGCTGGCGCAGGCGGGCATGGAGGCCGATCCGGCGGAGTTCCGCCGCTACGGCTCCGCGCGCCAGCTCTACAACTTCCAGGTGGACAACGCCGATGGCGACTGA
- a CDS encoding FMN-binding glutamate synthase family protein, giving the protein MDDHGEQWGLRESATFDRGTIHEIQRAADTGIYDIRGFGAKRKVPHFDDLLFLGASMSRYPLEGYREKCGTDVVLGDRFASKPLHLDIPVTIAGMSFGSLSANAKEALGRGASAVGTSTTTGDGGMTDEERGQSRTLVYQYLPSRYGMNPVHLRMADAIEVVLGQGAKPGGGGMLMGQKISDRVAEMRTLPKGIDQRSACRHPDWTGPDDLAIKIEELREITDWEKPVFIKIGASRTYYDVKLAVKAGADVVVLDGMQGGTAATQEVFIEHVGIPTLAAIPQAVQALQEMGMHRKVQLIVSGGIRNGADVAKAMALGADAVSIGTAAMIALGCNHPRWEADYEKIGSAAGFYDDYHAGQDPAGISTQDPELSSRLDPELAGRRLANFLRVITLEAQTIARACGKSHLHNLEPEDLVALNMEAAAMARVPLAGTAWIPGQ; this is encoded by the coding sequence ATGGACGATCACGGCGAACAGTGGGGTCTGCGCGAATCGGCGACCTTCGACCGCGGCACCATCCACGAGATCCAGCGTGCCGCGGACACCGGCATCTACGACATCCGTGGTTTCGGCGCCAAGCGCAAGGTGCCGCACTTCGACGATCTGCTGTTCCTGGGGGCGAGCATGTCCCGCTACCCCCTGGAGGGCTACCGGGAGAAATGCGGCACCGACGTGGTGCTGGGCGACCGCTTCGCCAGCAAGCCGCTGCACCTGGACATCCCGGTGACCATCGCCGGCATGAGCTTCGGCTCGCTGTCGGCCAATGCCAAGGAGGCCCTGGGCCGCGGTGCATCCGCCGTGGGCACCAGCACCACCACCGGCGACGGCGGCATGACCGACGAAGAGCGCGGCCAATCGCGCACGCTGGTGTACCAGTACCTGCCGTCGCGCTACGGCATGAACCCGGTGCACCTGCGCATGGCCGATGCCATCGAGGTGGTGCTGGGCCAGGGAGCCAAGCCCGGCGGCGGCGGCATGCTCATGGGTCAGAAGATCAGTGACCGGGTGGCCGAGATGCGCACCCTGCCAAAGGGGATCGACCAGCGCAGCGCCTGCCGGCATCCGGACTGGACCGGTCCGGACGATCTCGCTATCAAGATCGAGGAACTCCGCGAGATCACCGACTGGGAGAAGCCGGTGTTCATCAAGATCGGCGCTAGCCGCACCTATTACGACGTCAAGCTGGCGGTGAAGGCCGGCGCCGACGTGGTGGTGCTGGACGGCATGCAGGGCGGTACCGCCGCCACCCAGGAGGTGTTCATCGAGCACGTGGGTATTCCCACCCTGGCGGCCATTCCCCAGGCGGTGCAGGCCCTGCAGGAAATGGGCATGCACCGCAAGGTGCAGCTGATCGTCTCCGGCGGCATCCGTAACGGGGCCGACGTGGCCAAGGCCATGGCACTGGGCGCCGACGCGGTGAGCATCGGCACGGCGGCCATGATCGCGCTGGGCTGCAACCATCCGCGCTGGGAAGCCGACTATGAAAAGATCGGCTCCGCCGCCGGTTTCTACGATGATTACCACGCCGGCCAGGATCCGGCCGGGATCTCCACCCAGGATCCGGAGCTCTCCAGCCGGCTGGATCCCGAGCTTGCGGGCCGCCGCCTGGCGAACTTCCTGCGGGTGATCACCCTGGAAGCGCAGACCATCGCCCGGGCGTGCGGCAAGTCCCACCTGCACAACCTGGAGCCGGAGGACCTGGTGGCCCTGAACATGGAAGCCGCCGCCATGGCCCGGGTGCCGCTGGCGGGCACCGCCTGGATTCCCGGTCAGTAA
- a CDS encoding helix-turn-helix domain-containing protein codes for MSDGDAPFVPKTLATRYTHSGDRMGLERYIGAMLRQKRLAQGLTIADVAELADLSRGMVSKIENGQVGTSLDSLERLTVALGLTLSQLFRDYDSPEGGAQHIKRGEGLEVVRRGTRKGHTYHMLAYHRGQPRNFEPFLISMDDESEAFPTFQHEGTQFIHMLQGVIEYRHGKQVYLLEEGDSFTFDAQVPHGPERLVEVPIRFLAVTVFGDGHGTG; via the coding sequence ATGAGCGACGGCGACGCCCCCTTCGTCCCCAAGACGCTGGCAACGCGGTACACCCACAGTGGTGACCGCATGGGGCTGGAGCGCTACATCGGTGCCATGCTGCGCCAGAAACGCCTGGCGCAGGGGCTCACCATTGCCGATGTGGCCGAGCTCGCGGACCTGAGCCGCGGCATGGTCAGCAAGATCGAGAACGGCCAGGTTGGGACCAGTCTGGACTCGCTGGAGCGGCTCACCGTGGCGCTGGGGCTGACCCTGTCCCAGCTCTTCCGGGACTATGACTCCCCCGAGGGCGGTGCCCAGCACATCAAGCGCGGGGAGGGTCTGGAAGTGGTCCGGCGGGGTACCCGCAAGGGCCACACCTACCACATGCTCGCCTACCACCGGGGGCAGCCGCGGAACTTCGAGCCGTTCCTTATCTCGATGGATGACGAGAGCGAAGCGTTCCCCACCTTTCAGCATGAAGGCACGCAGTTCATCCACATGCTCCAGGGCGTGATCGAGTATCGCCACGGCAAACAGGTCTACCTTCTCGAGGAGGGCGACTCGTTCACCTTCGATGCCCAGGTACCCCACGGCCCGGAACGGCTGGTGGAGGTGCCCATCCGCTTCCTGGCCGTGACCGTCTTCGGCGACGGTCACGGCACGGGCTGA